The proteins below are encoded in one region of Corynebacterium sphenisci DSM 44792:
- a CDS encoding ABC transporter ATP-binding protein → MLRIDGVRKTFFPNTANERRALAGVSLELAEGDFVTVIGSNGAGKSTLLNAVAGGIPVDAGTIAIDGVDVGRMPDHRRARFVGRVFQDPMAGTAPSLTVEENLSLAYLRGRRRGLGLGLTRARRERFAEELRSLELGLEDRLTHKVGLLSGGQRQALSLLMAGFTHPKIMLLDEHTAALDPQRAQLVTDLTHRIVEEGGLTTLMVTHNMAQAIQLGNRLVMMHEGEIVYEAGPEVKARLTVHDLLQEFVKIKGAALSDKAFLG, encoded by the coding sequence ATGCTGCGCATCGACGGGGTCCGCAAGACCTTCTTCCCGAATACCGCCAATGAGCGCCGGGCCCTGGCCGGGGTCTCCCTGGAGCTGGCCGAGGGCGATTTCGTCACGGTCATCGGCTCCAACGGCGCCGGCAAGTCCACCCTGCTCAACGCCGTCGCCGGGGGCATCCCGGTGGACGCCGGGACCATCGCCATCGATGGCGTGGACGTGGGCCGGATGCCGGACCACCGGCGGGCCCGCTTCGTCGGCCGGGTCTTCCAGGACCCGATGGCCGGCACCGCGCCGAGCCTGACCGTGGAGGAGAACCTCTCCCTGGCCTACCTGCGCGGCAGGCGCCGCGGCCTGGGCCTGGGGCTCACCCGCGCCCGGCGGGAGCGCTTCGCCGAGGAGCTGCGCAGCCTGGAGCTGGGCCTGGAGGACCGGCTCACCCACAAGGTGGGGCTGCTCTCCGGCGGTCAGCGGCAGGCGCTGTCGCTGCTCATGGCCGGGTTCACGCACCCGAAGATCATGCTGCTCGACGAGCACACCGCGGCGCTGGACCCGCAGCGCGCCCAGCTGGTCACCGACCTCACCCACCGGATCGTGGAGGAGGGCGGGCTGACCACCCTGATGGTCACGCACAACATGGCGCAGGCCATCCAGCTGGGCAACCGGCTGGTGATGATGCACGAGGGCGAGATCGTGTACGAGGCCGGGCCCGAGGTTAAGGCCCGGCTCACCGTGCACGATCTGCTGCAGGAGTTCGTCAAGATCAAGGGCGCCGCCCTCTCCGACAAGGCCTTCCTGGGCTAG
- a CDS encoding exonuclease domain-containing protein, with product MPSPSYAVIDVETTGFRPDDRVLEIGVVGLAADGSVEHRWQSLVCPGRDIDNTHVHGVTPQQVTDAPCFGGIAAELADLLQGRVLVAHNAAVATRFLVRELAELGVAVPSPVDWVVCTRRLAESQLPGAPSRLADCLAAVGSDAAVAHTALARAEATAELFTRLADDAAAELAAAHPLNLDPAPLWEQPQEPAVPRGARDWLTRVAAAAPADGAADVDRYLTLLADVLVDGRLSDGEIDELVSCAGAAGFDAADVAELHDRFMRILAVDAWSDGVLTEDEREWLIQIADELDVPRDRVSALLATPPQAEPGAGEPISLRPGDRVGFAGMLALPRGDWRARVEAAGLTVGGVVGSCRLVVAADPGSGSGKVAAARRLGIPVVDEAAFATLLRELTEDGGPRGIPAAPEVAGDPGDEATMDVDGGLFPVASEEAGAVTDPLFDLPEATSGGTAGEDGPVGVQAAEVFPWAAAEGVDPEDTIAVVDRWIEVSAVLPLHELSPHLEPGDRPEGLSARQSAVAAWYRRYPEPLAASARDLRDLRGVGRLRLQSLVYAVALRALDNAEVGAVAGSPGQLGIADDGGLEEWIGGPGGFGALDGEDDSLGILAGSIYSGEDAGEPPGGLELVAGWLDLAGLFPGPDAPAAVTEAADAVHPGEELLERAQAQLPGLVGADPRRRVLLEDRLIGGATLEAAAEPFGLSRERMRQLQSRLRADLAAPGPELIAVVDALGRRFRPCARIADVVRALPSLEAVTEVTTAATLLQVLDVLAGDRWCLDGEWLLVGDVDERLAGAIDELADRYGVVDLAELARRMDCDPAVLADRLEATGAGLVREGLVRTALRSIADRAAAELAIRGEPMTLDDITALIDDRSPGSVGNALIVSDLVHRCGHGIWALAEWGMPEWTNLVDHIRRRIRDSDGAGADLGELIEEVRPLGISESTLRTYVASPEFDLVDGRVHLGSGEAVNDAIPEEARNLYRRDGAWMLLATVTPDHLRGSGTGVPAAVGALYDVPYNGAVLVPSRFGEQRIRWGRTGVTLSTIRRHLEELGSAEGRRVWLRFAPDLFEVLPATDRVPDPDPGRDLLNHCGFDDAGGASGGLLPPDGGPADPEVVLRVLAEAVGLPGDAPRRRLVARFRHRGEEEVAERIRLL from the coding sequence ATGCCGAGTCCGTCCTACGCCGTCATCGACGTCGAGACCACGGGGTTCCGTCCGGATGACCGTGTGCTGGAGATCGGCGTCGTCGGCCTCGCGGCGGATGGCTCCGTGGAGCACCGATGGCAGTCCCTGGTGTGCCCGGGTCGCGACATCGACAACACCCACGTGCATGGGGTGACCCCGCAGCAGGTCACCGACGCGCCCTGCTTCGGAGGCATCGCCGCGGAGCTCGCCGACCTGCTGCAGGGCCGGGTGCTGGTCGCGCATAACGCCGCGGTCGCGACCCGTTTCCTCGTCCGCGAGCTGGCCGAGCTCGGCGTGGCGGTGCCGAGCCCGGTGGACTGGGTGGTGTGCACCCGCAGGCTCGCCGAGTCGCAGCTGCCGGGCGCGCCCTCCCGGCTGGCCGACTGCCTGGCCGCCGTGGGATCCGATGCCGCGGTGGCGCATACCGCCCTCGCCCGGGCCGAGGCCACCGCCGAGCTCTTCACCAGGCTCGCGGACGACGCCGCCGCCGAATTGGCCGCGGCGCATCCGCTGAACCTCGATCCCGCCCCGTTGTGGGAGCAGCCCCAGGAGCCGGCGGTGCCCCGTGGCGCCCGGGACTGGCTGACCCGGGTCGCCGCCGCCGCACCGGCGGACGGCGCCGCGGACGTCGACCGTTATCTCACGCTGCTCGCCGACGTGCTGGTGGACGGCCGGCTCTCCGATGGCGAGATCGACGAGCTCGTCTCCTGCGCCGGGGCCGCCGGCTTCGACGCCGCCGATGTCGCCGAGCTGCATGACAGGTTCATGCGGATCCTCGCGGTGGATGCCTGGAGTGACGGGGTGCTGACCGAGGATGAGCGGGAATGGCTCATCCAAATCGCGGATGAGCTGGACGTGCCCCGGGATCGGGTGTCCGCCCTGCTCGCCACGCCTCCGCAGGCCGAGCCCGGGGCCGGGGAGCCGATCAGCCTGCGCCCGGGAGACCGGGTGGGCTTCGCCGGGATGCTGGCCCTGCCCCGCGGTGACTGGCGGGCCCGGGTCGAGGCCGCCGGGCTGACCGTGGGCGGGGTGGTCGGGTCCTGCCGCCTGGTGGTCGCCGCCGACCCGGGATCCGGCTCCGGCAAGGTCGCCGCCGCGCGCCGCCTCGGGATCCCGGTGGTGGATGAGGCGGCCTTCGCCACCCTCCTGCGCGAGCTCACCGAGGACGGCGGCCCCCGGGGCATCCCGGCCGCCCCGGAGGTGGCGGGCGATCCGGGCGATGAGGCCACCATGGACGTCGACGGGGGTCTCTTCCCGGTCGCGTCGGAGGAGGCCGGCGCGGTGACGGACCCCCTGTTCGACCTGCCCGAGGCGACCTCCGGCGGCACCGCCGGCGAGGACGGGCCCGTCGGTGTCCAGGCCGCGGAGGTCTTCCCCTGGGCGGCCGCGGAGGGGGTGGACCCGGAGGACACCATCGCGGTGGTGGACCGCTGGATCGAGGTCAGCGCGGTGCTGCCGCTGCATGAGCTCTCCCCGCACCTGGAGCCCGGGGACCGCCCGGAGGGCCTGTCGGCGCGTCAGTCCGCGGTGGCCGCCTGGTACCGCAGGTACCCCGAGCCACTGGCGGCCAGCGCCCGGGATCTGCGGGATCTGCGTGGGGTGGGTCGGCTGCGTCTGCAGTCGCTGGTCTACGCGGTGGCGCTGCGGGCGCTGGACAACGCCGAGGTTGGTGCGGTGGCCGGTTCCCCCGGGCAGCTGGGGATCGCCGACGATGGCGGGCTGGAGGAGTGGATCGGCGGCCCCGGCGGGTTCGGCGCACTCGATGGGGAGGATGATTCCCTCGGCATCCTCGCCGGGAGCATCTACTCGGGGGAGGATGCGGGGGAGCCACCCGGGGGCCTGGAGCTCGTCGCGGGCTGGCTCGATCTGGCCGGGCTCTTTCCCGGGCCGGACGCCCCGGCGGCCGTCACCGAGGCGGCGGATGCGGTGCACCCGGGCGAGGAGCTGCTGGAGCGGGCGCAGGCGCAGTTGCCCGGTCTGGTCGGCGCGGACCCGCGCCGGCGGGTGCTGCTGGAGGACCGGCTCATCGGCGGGGCCACGCTCGAGGCCGCAGCCGAACCCTTCGGCCTGTCCCGCGAGCGGATGCGCCAGCTGCAGAGTCGGCTGCGCGCCGATCTCGCCGCCCCGGGCCCGGAGCTCATCGCCGTGGTGGACGCCCTGGGCCGCCGCTTCCGGCCCTGCGCCCGGATCGCCGACGTGGTCCGGGCGCTGCCGTCGCTCGAGGCGGTGACCGAGGTGACCACCGCGGCGACGCTGCTGCAGGTCCTCGACGTGCTCGCCGGGGATCGGTGGTGCCTCGACGGGGAGTGGCTGCTCGTCGGGGACGTCGATGAGCGCCTGGCCGGCGCCATCGACGAGCTCGCCGACCGGTACGGGGTGGTCGACCTGGCGGAGCTGGCCCGGCGGATGGACTGCGATCCGGCGGTGCTGGCCGACCGCCTCGAGGCCACCGGGGCCGGGCTGGTCCGCGAGGGGCTGGTGCGCACCGCGCTGCGCAGCATCGCCGACCGCGCCGCCGCGGAACTGGCCATCCGCGGTGAACCGATGACCCTCGATGACATCACCGCGCTGATCGACGATCGCAGCCCGGGCTCGGTGGGCAACGCCCTCATCGTCTCCGATCTCGTGCACCGCTGCGGTCACGGCATCTGGGCGCTGGCCGAGTGGGGGATGCCGGAGTGGACGAACCTGGTCGACCATATCCGGCGTCGGATCCGGGACTCCGACGGTGCCGGGGCGGATCTCGGTGAGCTCATCGAGGAGGTGCGGCCCCTGGGCATCTCCGAGTCGACCCTGCGCACCTACGTGGCCTCCCCGGAGTTCGACCTCGTCGACGGGAGGGTGCACCTGGGCAGCGGGGAGGCGGTCAATGACGCGATCCCGGAGGAGGCGCGGAACCTGTACCGGCGTGATGGCGCCTGGATGCTCCTGGCCACCGTGACCCCGGATCATCTCCGCGGCTCCGGTACCGGCGTGCCGGCGGCGGTAGGCGCCCTCTACGACGTGCCCTACAACGGCGCGGTCCTGGTGCCCAGCCGGTTCGGGGAGCAGCGCATCCGCTGGGGACGCACCGGGGTGACCCTGTCCACCATCCGCCGCCACCTGGAGGAGCTCGGTTCGGCGGAGGGCCGGCGGGTCTGGCTGCGTTTCGCACCGGACTTGTTCGAGGTGCTGCCGGCCACTGATCGGGTGCCCGACCCGGATCCGGGCCGCGATCTGCTCAACCACTGCGGTTTCGATGACGCCGGCGGCGCATCCGGCGGTCTTCTCCCGCCCGATGGCGGGCCCGCGGATCCGGAGGTGGTGCTGCGGGTCCTCGCGGAGGCCGTGGGCCTGCCCGGCGACGCACCGCGGCGGCGCCTCGTCGCCCGCTTCCGGCACCGTGGGGAGGAGGAAGTCGCGGAGCGGATCCGCCTGCTCTGA
- a CDS encoding ABC transporter permease, with translation MISAVELGIIYGVMALGVFLTFRVLNFADLTVDGSFTTGAATAAVAILAGWNPFLAIGAGFAAGFAAGLVTGLLHTKGHIDGLLAGILTQIGLWSVNLRIMGSANVPLLRADTAFTPLREAGLLGSWASVAILAAVVAAVTGLVIWFLTTDFGLAVRATGDNDPMIRSLGVSTDRTKMFTLAMSNGLVGACGAVVAQFQGFADISMGIGLILVGLASVIMGQAVFGQRLLWLSVVAVVFGAVLYRLIIFAALELGLNPNDMKFITAALVVVALLLPRWRAVLTRRKAVA, from the coding sequence ATGATCTCTGCCGTTGAACTCGGCATCATCTACGGGGTGATGGCGCTGGGCGTGTTCCTCACGTTCCGCGTCCTCAACTTCGCGGATCTGACCGTCGACGGCAGCTTCACCACCGGCGCGGCCACCGCCGCGGTGGCGATCCTGGCGGGCTGGAACCCCTTCCTGGCGATCGGCGCGGGTTTCGCCGCCGGCTTCGCCGCGGGCCTGGTCACCGGCCTGCTGCACACCAAGGGCCATATCGACGGCCTGCTCGCCGGGATCCTCACCCAGATCGGGCTGTGGTCGGTGAACCTGCGCATCATGGGCTCGGCGAACGTGCCCCTGCTGCGCGCGGACACCGCCTTCACCCCGCTGCGCGAGGCGGGGCTGCTGGGCAGCTGGGCCTCGGTGGCGATCCTCGCCGCCGTGGTCGCCGCGGTCACCGGCCTGGTCATCTGGTTCCTCACCACCGACTTCGGCCTGGCGGTGCGCGCCACCGGCGACAACGACCCCATGATCCGCTCCCTGGGGGTGTCCACGGACCGCACCAAGATGTTCACCCTGGCCATGTCCAATGGCCTGGTCGGCGCCTGCGGTGCGGTGGTCGCCCAGTTCCAGGGCTTCGCCGACATCTCCATGGGCATCGGCCTCATCCTGGTCGGCCTGGCCAGCGTGATCATGGGCCAGGCGGTGTTCGGCCAGCGGCTGCTGTGGCTGTCCGTGGTCGCCGTGGTCTTCGGCGCGGTGCTCTACCGCCTGATCATCTTCGCCGCCCTGGAGCTGGGCCTGAACCCGAATGACATGAAGTTCATCACCGCGGCCCTGGTGGTGGTGGCGCTGCTGCTGCCGCGCTGGCGGGCCGTGCTCACCCGACGGAAGGCGGTGGCGTAG
- a CDS encoding ABC transporter substrate-binding protein, which translates to MFTSRLTTIAAALAAGALALTGCSDDAAGSDGGGESYAIGINQLVQHPALDSATAGFKAAFEDAGVAVEFTEQNANGEQSTALTIAQQFASDDLDLVLAVATPAAQATVQNITDTPVLFTAVTDPVSADLVDTMEAPGGNVTGTSDVAPIGKQLDLLKELVPDAEKVGIVYASGEVNSQVQVDEAKEAAKSRDLDILTQTVTNVTEIPQAVEAIGDVDAFYVPTDNMVVSGIASLVQAAEAASIPVIAAESGAVEGGAVATLGIDYEKLGRQTGEMALRILRDGADPAEIAVETAETFTYMVNPEAAKRQGVEIPQEILNEAETV; encoded by the coding sequence ATGTTCACGTCCCGCTTGACCACGATCGCCGCGGCCCTGGCCGCGGGGGCCCTCGCCCTGACCGGATGCTCGGACGACGCCGCCGGGTCGGACGGCGGCGGGGAGTCCTACGCCATCGGCATCAACCAGCTGGTGCAGCACCCCGCGCTGGACTCCGCCACCGCCGGCTTCAAGGCCGCCTTCGAGGACGCCGGGGTGGCGGTGGAGTTCACCGAGCAGAACGCCAACGGCGAGCAGTCCACCGCGCTGACCATCGCCCAGCAGTTCGCCTCCGATGATCTGGACCTCGTGCTGGCGGTGGCCACCCCGGCCGCGCAGGCCACGGTGCAGAACATCACCGACACCCCGGTGCTGTTCACCGCGGTGACCGACCCGGTGTCCGCGGACCTGGTGGACACCATGGAGGCCCCCGGCGGCAACGTCACCGGCACCTCCGACGTCGCCCCCATCGGCAAGCAGCTGGACCTGCTCAAGGAGCTGGTCCCGGACGCGGAGAAGGTCGGCATCGTCTACGCCTCCGGGGAGGTCAACTCCCAGGTGCAGGTCGACGAGGCCAAGGAGGCGGCGAAGTCCCGCGACCTGGACATCCTCACCCAGACCGTCACCAACGTCACCGAGATCCCGCAGGCGGTGGAGGCGATCGGCGACGTGGACGCCTTCTACGTGCCCACCGACAACATGGTGGTCTCCGGGATCGCCTCCCTGGTGCAGGCCGCGGAGGCCGCGTCCATCCCGGTGATCGCCGCGGAGTCCGGCGCCGTGGAGGGCGGCGCGGTGGCCACCCTGGGCATCGACTACGAGAAGCTGGGCCGGCAGACCGGGGAGATGGCGCTGCGCATCCTGCGCGATGGCGCGGACCCGGCGGAGATCGCCGTGGAGACCGCGGAGACCTTCACCTACATGGTCAACCCGGAGGCCGCGAAGCGGCAGGGCGTGGAGATCCCGCAGGAGATCCTGAACGAGGCTGAGACCGTATGA